The Endozoicomonas sp. 4G DNA segment CCTGTGTGGGCCGAAGTTTATTGAACACTCGGTGATTGTTGATGTTGAGGTGTCAGGGCTCAAGCTGTGGGGCTGGGTAGGGTTGCCCACCTTTTCCCGGTCCAGCGCCGATCTTCAGTACTTTTTTGTCAATGGCCGGGTAATCAGGGATAAGCTGGTGGCACACGCTGTTCGTCAGGCTTACCGTGATGTCCTTTACGGCGGCAGGCATCCAACCTTTGTCTTGTATCTTGAACTGGATCCGGCGCTGGTGGATGTCAACGTTCACCCCACCAAACATGAGGTTCGATTCCGGGATGGCCGAATGGTCCATAATTTCCTGTTCAGTACCCTGCATCGTGCCTTGGGTGAGGTGTCTCCGGAAGATCAACTGCCTTCAGCCGCACTTTCTTCACCACTTTCTTCACAACCTCAAACCCGGGCTTCCGGTGTTGAAGGTGGCGAGTTCAAGAGTCAGGAAAGTATGCAGCTGTCCCCGGCTCCGGGCGCTTCTTCTTATGCTCATGGTGCGACGTCGGGATCACCGTCGGCATCGGCAGGTGCCAGACAATTAAAAGAAACACCTATGCCAGAACAGGTTCAACAGCAGATTAAAGCCTACGGTGAACTCTATGCTTCTGGTGCTGCGGAGCACAATGCTCCTCAGGAAGGTCAGCCTTTAGCCGTCAACGATGCGCAAGCCGTTCAAGCCGATATTCCGCCCCTGGGTTTTGCCATCGCTCAGCTGAAAGGTATTTACATTCTCGCTGAGAATGAGCAGGGAATGATTCTGGTGGACATGCATGCCGCCCACGAACGCATTACTTATGAACGGATGAAAATTTCCTGGCATGCCGATGGCATTAAAGCCCAGCCCCTGCTGGTGCCAAAATCCATTGCTGTCAGTGACCGTGAGGCGACCTGTGCTGAAGAGAATAATGAGTACTTCAGGAAACTGGGACTGACTCTTGAGCGTATGGGGCCAGAAACGCTGCTGGTTCGTCAGGTGCCGGTGATGTTGCACAATGCGGACGTTGAGCAGCTGGTTCGTGATGTGGTTTCAGACCTGATGCAACACGGTGCCAGTGATCGTGTGGAAAGTCAGATTAATGAAGTGCTGGCAACAATGGCCTGCCATGGCTCAGTACGAGCTAACCGTCGTCTTTCCATCGAAGAAATGAACGCTCTGCTCAGGGATATGGAGCATACAGAGCGCAGTGGACAGTGCAACCACGGAAGGCCCACCTGGACGCTGTTAACACTGGACCAGCTGGACAAACTGTTTTTGCGGGGGCGTTAACCTCACAGGTTCCGTCCGTCCTTCAATCAGCTCAGGACGAACGGATAACGCTTACATGGACCAGGAAATGCCCACTTGCAGGGCTTGATAATCGATCGGATAGTCAATCGCCTTGCTGAACTGGTAGCTGCCATAAATTTCTACGTCGGGTGTCAGGGAATGTCCTACTCTCACCTTCATTCGCCAGGCATCGTTGTTGCTGATATCAGCGGGTAGATAGGCCATGCGGGAAAATTTTTTCTGTCTCAGGTTAACGGTTCTCACGTCATCACTATTAAGGTCTTTGTTGTAATCAAGCTGAAGGCCAAGACGTGTTTTGTCGTTTATAGCATCAAGAAAGACACCGGCTGCGGCATTCTTGAAGTCCAGCTCCTGATCACCGAATACCAGGGCGGACAGGCTGTCTCCGGACTCGGCAAAGCCATCCACCGATGACTTATGATAGCTGGCGGAAACCACAGGGCCTGCTTTTAGTTGTCCGTTGTCGTAGAGTGCGTAGCCCGCATCCAGCGTTAAACCATAGAGTTTGCCAGAAGTGGAGCTGCTTTCTTTACGTGTCAG contains these protein-coding regions:
- the mutL gene encoding DNA mismatch repair endonuclease MutL, with translation MKPIRLLDTRLANQIAAGEVVERPASVVKELLENSLDAGAKRVNVDVDSGGVKLIRIRDDGHGIGKDDLALALSRHATSKISELEDLEGVGTLGFRGEALASISSVSRLTLTSQVESQESGWQVRTEGRDMEAIVNPAPHPVGTTIEVKDLFFNTPARRKFLRTEKTEFSHLEEVVKRLALSRFDVGFGLRHNQRSIHQLRPCSTQAEKDRRVAALCGPKFIEHSVIVDVEVSGLKLWGWVGLPTFSRSSADLQYFFVNGRVIRDKLVAHAVRQAYRDVLYGGRHPTFVLYLELDPALVDVNVHPTKHEVRFRDGRMVHNFLFSTLHRALGEVSPEDQLPSAALSSPLSSQPQTRASGVEGGEFKSQESMQLSPAPGASSYAHGATSGSPSASAGARQLKETPMPEQVQQQIKAYGELYASGAAEHNAPQEGQPLAVNDAQAVQADIPPLGFAIAQLKGIYILAENEQGMILVDMHAAHERITYERMKISWHADGIKAQPLLVPKSIAVSDREATCAEENNEYFRKLGLTLERMGPETLLVRQVPVMLHNADVEQLVRDVVSDLMQHGASDRVESQINEVLATMACHGSVRANRRLSIEEMNALLRDMEHTERSGQCNHGRPTWTLLTLDQLDKLFLRGR